The genomic region CCCCGCACCGCCGCGGCATGCTTCCACCAGTGACTCCAACCGTTTCGAGCCAGAACGCACTACGGCGTGCACGTGCGCGCCCGCCCGTACCAGTGGAACAGTGGGCGCTAACTGCCCAGCTCCGCCCAGCACAACCACGGTGTGTCCCTCAAGCGGCCACGATTGCGGGTGCGCACTGACCTTATCTAACGCAGCAATCGCCGCATTCGTCATCACTCGAGTAGCGGAGTCGTGCGACAGGCGCGGCGCCGGATCTTGCGGTTCACCTTGCCCACCCACGGTACAGGTGGGCTGTGCGGACACATCTTTTGCCGTCACGTCGCGAAGCAGCGTGCCATCTGAGGTTTGAGTCGTGCCATACAGGTTTTCTAGTGCGGCCCGTGCCATCGGGACGGCTCGTTCAGCTTCTAACCCCGTGAGGTCCCGGAACACTTCCAGGTAGCTCTCCCGCCACGTTGGGTCCCCCACTTCTACGAGGTCCGGCGAGTTGGCAGCGTGCGCAGCTGCGTTAATGGCCTGCTGCAGCGCACGCGTGCCACTGCCTTTACCTAAAACCCAACGTTGCATTCCACATTCCTTCCGCCTGTCACTACTTCTAATACGAGCCTAGCAACAGCCGGTTGAAACATTCTGCTCTTCGAACCGAGCGCGGTCGCGCCAAAACTGGCGTTCACTCATCGGCGCGTGCCCCGGGTGTTCCCGCGCATGCCGCTCCACGTACCGGTCGTAAGCGGATTCACCCG from Gleimia hominis harbors:
- a CDS encoding YbdD/YjiX family protein, with the protein product MSTTSMGLLAQLEEACRTGKRLWRDFTGESAYDRYVERHAREHPGHAPMSERQFWRDRARFEEQNVSTGCC